In the Natronobacterium texcoconense genome, one interval contains:
- a CDS encoding glycoside hydrolase family 2 protein — MTDEWTGGRVTDRGGDGPPGVESWQPISDGRLAVEDGDEGSVAYRTTIDDPRTSDDERAWLEVRGGYGRTTVWLDGEKRGESDPAFVPIRFPFDPDPTSELLVVRESPNAFTGVRGTDAVPSSLETPGIRWGVDVDSRPQTFIRRLEARPRLWENEEGTTYGTLDVTLEVDAGTAIDDSITLTVRPEERGGGATMERIPVTAEAGERTTVTRTIDLREPSLWWPRGYGHQHRYSVRAKLGDDAVERTVGFRRVERDSDGLVVNGTRVLARGFTRLPGGDPIEDVERALEANATLVRARAHVPDPTFHAACDEAGLLVWQDLPASGPEFATRASEEIERGREFATALAEEYAPHPSIALYGVQDEPARPFSKPVGSGFTGRLAVRYRAWRTSIDRGPAEEIAEAFPEDTPVVPITGPVGTDPDAAHLSPGWEYLEATDLPWLLETYPSLSEVVGALDAGSLATDVDPADVPGLNEDALGRRETDPEASQAYQARTLKTGIETLRREGCGVFATAPIRDAAQGGGMGVTTVEGEPKPAYRAVADSLEPVQAVLEEPPAPGRTIGITVCNDTTEALETTVEWEAGEESGQETILADAVEASDAGSLTVPTDADVVELTVVAGERTLTNQYRL; from the coding sequence ATGACAGACGAGTGGACCGGCGGGCGGGTGACTGACCGCGGGGGCGACGGCCCGCCAGGGGTCGAGTCCTGGCAACCGATTTCTGACGGACGACTGGCAGTCGAGGACGGCGACGAGGGGTCGGTCGCGTACCGGACGACGATCGACGATCCACGAACGAGCGACGACGAACGCGCGTGGCTCGAGGTCCGTGGCGGCTACGGGCGGACGACGGTCTGGCTCGACGGCGAAAAGCGAGGCGAGTCGGATCCGGCTTTCGTGCCGATCCGGTTTCCGTTCGATCCGGATCCGACCAGCGAGTTGCTCGTCGTCCGCGAATCGCCGAACGCGTTTACCGGCGTTCGTGGCACCGACGCGGTTCCGTCGTCGCTCGAGACGCCCGGTATCAGGTGGGGCGTCGACGTCGACTCGCGTCCACAGACGTTCATCCGACGACTCGAGGCGCGACCACGCCTGTGGGAGAACGAAGAGGGGACGACCTACGGCACCCTCGACGTCACCCTCGAAGTCGATGCGGGAACTGCGATCGACGATTCGATCACGCTCACGGTCCGGCCGGAGGAACGTGGCGGCGGCGCGACGATGGAACGGATCCCCGTCACGGCCGAGGCGGGCGAGCGGACGACCGTCACGCGGACGATCGACCTCCGCGAGCCGTCGCTGTGGTGGCCCCGCGGGTACGGCCACCAGCACCGGTACAGTGTCCGGGCGAAACTCGGCGACGACGCCGTCGAACGAACCGTCGGATTCCGACGAGTCGAACGCGATTCTGACGGACTGGTCGTTAACGGGACGCGAGTTCTCGCCCGCGGATTCACCCGGCTCCCTGGCGGCGATCCGATCGAAGACGTCGAGCGCGCGCTCGAGGCGAACGCAACGCTGGTTCGCGCACGCGCACACGTTCCGGATCCGACGTTCCACGCGGCCTGTGACGAGGCAGGGCTGCTCGTCTGGCAGGATCTCCCCGCGAGCGGCCCCGAGTTCGCGACGAGAGCGAGCGAGGAGATAGAACGCGGGCGGGAGTTTGCGACGGCGCTCGCCGAGGAGTACGCCCCCCATCCGAGCATCGCACTCTACGGCGTCCAGGACGAACCGGCGAGACCGTTCTCGAAGCCGGTCGGGAGCGGCTTTACCGGACGACTCGCCGTCCGGTATCGCGCGTGGCGGACGTCGATCGACCGCGGGCCAGCCGAGGAGATAGCCGAAGCGTTCCCCGAGGACACGCCTGTCGTTCCGATCACCGGTCCGGTCGGCACCGATCCCGACGCGGCCCACCTCTCGCCGGGGTGGGAGTACCTCGAGGCGACGGATCTCCCCTGGCTGCTCGAGACCTACCCCTCGCTTTCCGAAGTCGTCGGCGCGCTCGATGCAGGGTCGCTCGCGACCGACGTGGATCCAGCCGACGTCCCCGGCCTGAACGAGGACGCGCTCGGTCGCCGGGAGACGGATCCCGAGGCGTCCCAGGCCTATCAGGCACGAACGCTGAAGACAGGCATCGAGACGCTGCGTCGGGAAGGGTGTGGCGTCTTCGCCACCGCGCCGATCCGGGACGCCGCGCAGGGTGGCGGGATGGGCGTGACGACGGTTGAGGGCGAACCGAAGCCGGCGTACCGGGCAGTAGCGGATTCGCTCGAACCCGTCCAGGCCGTTCTCGAGGAGCCGCCCGCGCCCGGCCGAACGATCGGAATTACGGTCTGTAACGACACGACGGAGGCACTCGAGACGACGGTCGAGTGGGAGGCCGGCGAGGAAAGCGGCCAGGAGACGATCCTCGCCGATGCCGTCGAGGCGAGCGACGCCGGGAGCCTGACTGTTCCCACAGACGCTGATGTCGTCGAACTTACCGTTGTAGCGGGTGAGCGGACCCTCACGAACCAGTATCGTTTATAG
- a CDS encoding coiled-coil protein: protein MVDESQNIELTEDDLENKSKGELIKKAGQLRDRRNELNQMASERASNRDDLNAKTREKVDEAQEHREKRDELNEQVQEHKDKRNELNAEANELFDKVEQLKSDMELDEGKDLEELEEEIEQLEFKQQTEVLSSEEEQELIEKIENKREEYEERKGKLEQNEDLEELVEEAEEVRSEASQHHQKVTELADKAQEHHNQMIEAYREADDIRDEADEMHEKFVEAQEAADRHHEDFVRVQKRLRELDKQEEEERKTERDKKKEEAKEEAEEIYQKFKEGETLDTEDLMKLQKTGLL from the coding sequence ATGGTAGACGAATCGCAGAACATCGAACTGACAGAGGACGACCTAGAAAACAAATCGAAAGGCGAGCTCATCAAGAAGGCCGGACAGCTCCGAGACCGGCGAAACGAGCTCAACCAGATGGCCTCCGAACGGGCCTCCAACCGCGACGATCTCAACGCGAAGACCCGCGAGAAAGTCGACGAAGCCCAGGAGCACCGCGAAAAGCGCGACGAGCTCAACGAACAGGTCCAGGAGCACAAGGACAAACGCAACGAGCTCAACGCCGAAGCCAACGAGCTGTTCGACAAGGTCGAACAGCTCAAGTCGGACATGGAGCTCGACGAGGGCAAGGACTTAGAGGAACTCGAGGAGGAGATCGAACAGCTCGAGTTCAAACAGCAGACCGAGGTCCTCTCGAGCGAGGAAGAGCAGGAGCTCATCGAGAAAATCGAGAACAAGCGCGAGGAGTACGAGGAGCGCAAGGGGAAACTCGAGCAGAACGAGGATCTCGAAGAACTCGTCGAGGAAGCTGAGGAAGTTCGCTCGGAAGCCTCCCAGCACCACCAGAAGGTGACGGAACTGGCGGACAAGGCCCAGGAACATCACAACCAGATGATCGAGGCCTACCGCGAGGCCGACGACATCCGTGACGAGGCCGACGAGATGCACGAGAAGTTCGTCGAGGCCCAGGAAGCGGCCGACCGTCATCACGAGGACTTCGTCCGCGTCCAGAAGCGTCTGCGCGAACTGGACAAGCAGGAAGAAGAAGAGCGCAAGACCGAACGCGACAAGAAGAAAGAAGAGGCCAAAGAAGAGGCCGAGGAGATCTATCAGAAGTTCAAGGAAGGCGAAACCCTCGACACCGAGGACCTGATGAAGCTCCAGAAGACGGGTCTACTCTAG
- the sppA gene encoding signal peptide peptidase SppA, producing the protein MVSKDGVFQLLIVVVTTALFAVVGVGLFVFYPDTLTDLLGVLLALVVVLVGIKIAGNVASSLFPGYNVAEVAVTGPITRDGGGGPLPSGPRATPADDVVEQIDRADADDSVDALLLKLNTPGGEVVPSDDIRLAAERFDGPTIAYATDTCASGGYWIASGCDELWAREGSIVGSIGVIGSRVNASDLAEKVGLSYERFAAGEYKDAGTPLKELEDHEREYLQGVIDDYYETFVERVSDGRDLDAEFVKDTEARIYLGESAHELGLVDELGTRREIEEELEQRLETDDVVVEEFEPERPLMARIGSGAQSIAYAFGAGISGLGDGRGFRLRS; encoded by the coding sequence GTGGTCAGTAAAGACGGTGTTTTCCAACTCCTGATCGTCGTGGTGACGACGGCGCTGTTTGCCGTCGTCGGGGTCGGCCTGTTCGTGTTCTATCCGGACACCCTCACGGACCTGCTGGGTGTCCTGCTGGCGCTCGTCGTCGTACTCGTCGGCATCAAGATCGCGGGCAACGTCGCTAGCTCGCTGTTTCCCGGCTACAACGTCGCCGAGGTCGCCGTCACGGGTCCGATCACGCGCGATGGAGGGGGCGGCCCGCTTCCGTCGGGGCCGCGCGCGACGCCGGCCGACGACGTGGTCGAGCAGATCGATCGTGCGGACGCGGACGACAGCGTCGACGCGTTGCTACTGAAACTGAACACGCCCGGCGGCGAGGTCGTCCCGAGCGACGACATCCGGCTGGCTGCCGAGCGGTTCGACGGGCCGACGATCGCTTACGCGACGGATACCTGCGCCAGCGGTGGCTACTGGATCGCAAGCGGCTGTGACGAACTCTGGGCCCGCGAGGGATCGATCGTCGGCTCGATCGGCGTCATCGGCTCGCGAGTCAACGCGAGCGACCTCGCCGAGAAGGTTGGCCTCTCCTACGAACGGTTCGCGGCCGGCGAGTACAAGGACGCCGGGACGCCCCTGAAGGAACTCGAGGACCACGAACGCGAGTACCTGCAGGGCGTCATCGACGACTACTACGAGACGTTCGTCGAGCGTGTCAGTGACGGCCGGGACCTGGATGCGGAGTTCGTCAAAGACACCGAGGCCCGGATCTACCTCGGCGAGTCGGCACACGAACTCGGACTGGTCGACGAACTCGGGACGCGCCGGGAGATCGAGGAGGAACTCGAGCAGCGACTCGAGACCGACGACGTGGTCGTCGAGGAGTTCGAACCCGAGCGGCCGCTGATGGCTCGCATCGGGTCGGGTGCACAGTCGATCGCGTACGCGTTCGGGGCCGGTATCAGCGGCCTCGGCGACGGTCGTGGGTTCCGTCTGCGAAGCTAA
- a CDS encoding DUF373 family protein, whose amino-acid sequence MTTLVVRLDRTDDVGRKTGLRTPIVGWEAIRALVTDIGLADPEDSGVNSLLETLRVAQDLRDENEETVVAVVSGDRESMVSADRTVARQLDELIEEHDPDSAVVVIDSAEDERLVPIVESRVQVDSVDRVVVRQARDIESTYYLLKQFLADEELRQTILVPVGITLLVFPILAMRFGAAQGAAAITTVIGLFLLYKGFNADEIMTGVTHQARESLYSGQVSVVTYVVAAGLTLVGLFAGALGVSGLDDPQSVFVPVMQFVFDSIPWLAMAGITASAGRILDEIIGEDPVRRSYLNLPFILLAVALVLRGFAAYFLQQQDVIGPLEVPSSEFIPPVIDGLQFTSGGRLTLFVVTAIAVSLVGARFAAIFSGRDELALTDDSDSRAESELTDGGPDSGGGESQTVRDLESDPRLDVKRETEASDTEVDRDDSDDGE is encoded by the coding sequence GTGACAACGCTGGTCGTTCGTCTCGACCGGACCGACGACGTGGGTCGCAAGACCGGGCTACGGACCCCGATCGTCGGCTGGGAGGCAATTCGTGCGCTCGTGACCGATATCGGGCTTGCGGATCCGGAGGATTCGGGAGTCAATTCCCTGCTCGAGACGTTGCGGGTTGCACAGGACCTTCGCGACGAGAACGAGGAGACGGTCGTGGCGGTCGTCTCCGGAGACAGGGAGTCGATGGTCTCGGCCGACAGAACGGTTGCGCGCCAGCTGGACGAACTCATCGAGGAACACGACCCCGATTCGGCGGTCGTCGTCATCGACAGCGCCGAGGACGAACGGCTGGTGCCGATCGTCGAGAGCCGCGTGCAGGTCGACTCCGTCGATCGGGTCGTCGTCCGGCAGGCCAGAGACATCGAGTCGACCTACTACCTGCTCAAGCAGTTCCTCGCGGACGAAGAACTCCGGCAGACGATCCTCGTTCCGGTCGGGATCACGCTGCTTGTCTTTCCGATACTCGCGATGCGATTCGGTGCTGCACAGGGTGCTGCGGCAATCACGACTGTTATCGGGCTGTTCCTCCTGTACAAAGGGTTCAACGCCGACGAGATCATGACCGGAGTTACTCATCAAGCCCGCGAGTCGCTGTACTCCGGGCAGGTGTCGGTCGTCACCTACGTCGTCGCGGCCGGACTGACGCTCGTCGGCCTGTTCGCCGGTGCACTCGGCGTCTCGGGTCTCGACGATCCCCAGAGCGTGTTCGTGCCCGTAATGCAGTTCGTCTTCGACAGCATCCCGTGGCTCGCGATGGCCGGTATCACGGCGAGTGCTGGCCGCATCCTCGACGAGATCATCGGCGAGGACCCCGTCAGGCGCTCCTATCTCAACCTGCCGTTTATCCTGCTCGCCGTCGCGCTCGTGCTCCGTGGCTTCGCGGCGTACTTCCTCCAGCAACAGGACGTAATCGGCCCGCTGGAAGTACCCAGCAGCGAGTTCATCCCGCCGGTGATCGACGGACTCCAGTTCACGTCCGGCGGACGGCTGACGCTGTTCGTCGTTACCGCGATCGCAGTGAGTCTCGTCGGCGCACGGTTCGCCGCTATCTTCAGCGGCAGGGACGAACTGGCGCTGACCGACGACAGCGACTCGAGAGCCGAGTCGGAACTCACCGACGGCGGCCCGGATTCCGGCGGTGGCGAGAGCCAGACAGTCCGTGACCTCGAGTCGGATCCGCGACTGGACGTAAAACGGGAGACCGAGGCGTCCGACACAGAAGTCGATCGAGACGACTCGGACGACGGTGAGTGA
- a CDS encoding diphthine--ammonia ligase: MNETEGAWVSLFSGGKDSSWALYRALEAGLDVRRLVTVHPAGDSYMYHVPATDLATLAAESVGIDLVDVEPDDFEADAVTDSSAQGDDELEPLEAALRELDDELEDGIAGVTAGAVESEYQTSRIEGMCDRLGCELFAPLWQEDPRELADAMLEAGFEIAIIQVAAHGLDESWLGRTIDHEALAELEELNDEYGVHVLGEGGEFETLVVDGPHMDRRIALEYETEWEGTRGQLRITDARLE, translated from the coding sequence ATGAACGAGACCGAGGGTGCGTGGGTGAGCCTCTTTTCGGGCGGCAAAGACTCCTCGTGGGCGCTGTACCGGGCCCTCGAGGCAGGACTCGACGTTCGACGGCTGGTTACCGTCCATCCCGCGGGCGACTCCTACATGTATCACGTCCCCGCGACGGATCTGGCGACGCTGGCCGCCGAGAGCGTCGGGATCGACCTCGTCGACGTCGAACCGGACGACTTCGAGGCCGACGCCGTCACCGACTCGAGCGCACAGGGCGACGACGAACTCGAGCCCCTCGAGGCGGCCCTGCGGGAACTCGACGACGAACTCGAGGACGGCATCGCTGGCGTCACCGCGGGTGCCGTCGAGAGCGAGTATCAGACGAGCCGAATCGAAGGGATGTGCGACCGTCTAGGATGTGAGCTATTCGCTCCGCTCTGGCAGGAAGACCCCCGCGAACTCGCCGACGCGATGCTCGAGGCCGGATTCGAAATCGCGATCATCCAGGTCGCCGCTCACGGGTTAGACGAGTCGTGGCTGGGTCGGACGATCGACCACGAGGCGCTGGCCGAACTCGAGGAACTCAACGACGAGTACGGCGTCCACGTTCTCGGCGAAGGTGGGGAGTTCGAGACGCTGGTTGTGGATGGGCCACACATGGATCGGCGGATAGCGTTGGAGTACGAGACGGAGTGGGAGGGGACGCGCGGACAGTTACGGATTACGGACGCACGACTGGAATAG
- a CDS encoding YciE/YciF ferroxidase family protein, protein MIESERDLFARTLRELYHIERELEDLQAELAEAATDEELEDFFTAHSERTTEQIGRLEPIFDAIEVEVEPGPIESASLDGLRARRDELVGDLQDPVLGDLIEMELGRAIERLEITRLETLLALADRMNLPGEVTDPLETTKAEAENGLEELQESTV, encoded by the coding sequence ATGATCGAAAGCGAACGCGACCTCTTCGCCCGGACGCTGCGGGAACTCTACCACATCGAGCGCGAACTCGAGGACCTCCAGGCCGAACTCGCGGAGGCCGCGACCGACGAAGAACTCGAGGACTTTTTCACGGCCCACAGCGAGCGCACCACCGAACAGATCGGCCGACTCGAGCCGATCTTCGACGCGATCGAGGTCGAGGTCGAACCGGGGCCGATCGAGAGCGCGTCACTCGATGGCCTCCGTGCCAGACGGGACGAACTCGTCGGCGATCTGCAGGATCCCGTGCTGGGCGATCTGATCGAGATGGAACTCGGTCGGGCGATCGAACGCCTCGAGATCACCAGGCTCGAGACGCTGCTTGCCCTCGCGGATCGGATGAATTTGCCCGGCGAGGTCACGGATCCGCTCGAGACGACGAAAGCCGAGGCCGAGAACGGTCTCGAGGAGTTACAGGAGTCGACGGTTTGA
- a CDS encoding DUF7312 domain-containing protein has protein sequence MADEASDTNEAGDSGRERSSDPSWGSNADPSTSEDERIPMNLSRDDSADSDRSATDDESESDPYAPEPGSARVEAGDPDLENVLFVLLGAIAMLLAIAHVVSLPL, from the coding sequence ATGGCAGACGAGGCGTCCGATACGAACGAAGCGGGCGATTCCGGCCGGGAGCGATCGTCGGACCCTTCCTGGGGATCGAACGCGGATCCATCCACGTCCGAGGACGAACGGATCCCGATGAACCTCTCCAGGGACGATTCCGCCGACAGTGATCGATCGGCCACCGACGACGAGTCGGAAAGCGACCCCTACGCCCCCGAACCGGGATCCGCGCGTGTCGAAGCCGGCGATCCAGACCTCGAGAACGTCCTGTTCGTCCTGCTGGGCGCGATTGCGATGTTGCTCGCAATTGCTCACGTCGTTTCTCTCCCGCTCTAA
- the pyk gene encoding pyruvate kinase, which yields MRNAKIVCTLGPASNDQRTIRELAEAGMSVARLNASHGSREDRADLISRVRTVDGNRDEPVAVMLDMQGPEVRTAPLPEGETVTLETDSEIRFVEGDEASPETVGLSLPIDPVEPGDRILLDDGLIETTVLACEDDAIRARVDTGGELGGRKGVNVPGVDLDLDIVTESDRKDLELAARKDADFVAASFVRDAEDVYEVSEVLEELDADIPIVAKIERAGAVENLEEIVDAAYGVMVARGDLGVECPMEDVPMIQKRIIRTCRNAGSPVITATEMLDSMVTARRPTRAEASDVANAVLDGTDAVMLSAETAVGDHPVEVVEAMDSIVRQVENSEEYEELLEQRVPTAGDARTDALARSARYLARDVGADAVVAATESGYTALKTAKYRPGVPVVASTSNDGVRRQLALSWGVTPLYARVSGQGADAVVERAVQAALDASVADSGDTVVVLCGMMTDLEGANTTNMMKVHVAADALATGRVVVGGRATGPIARVPGGDLSDVPEGAIVALPADFDDEFDGDLAKIGGIIDAERGMTGYPALVAREMDVPMISDAEVSAIDEGTTVTVDAERGVVYAGEIDGRTDRP from the coding sequence ATGAGAAACGCGAAGATCGTCTGTACGCTGGGGCCGGCGTCGAACGACCAGCGGACGATCCGGGAACTCGCCGAGGCCGGGATGTCCGTCGCGCGGCTAAACGCGAGCCACGGCAGCCGCGAGGATCGGGCCGACCTCATCAGTCGCGTTCGGACCGTCGACGGGAATCGCGACGAACCCGTCGCCGTCATGCTCGACATGCAGGGACCGGAGGTCCGAACCGCGCCTCTCCCGGAGGGAGAGACGGTGACGCTCGAGACGGACTCGGAGATTCGATTCGTCGAGGGCGACGAGGCCTCTCCGGAGACGGTCGGACTCTCACTGCCGATCGACCCCGTCGAGCCGGGCGACCGGATTCTGCTGGACGACGGGCTGATCGAGACGACCGTTTTGGCGTGTGAGGACGACGCTATCCGAGCCCGCGTCGACACCGGCGGCGAACTGGGCGGTCGCAAGGGCGTCAACGTTCCCGGCGTCGACCTCGACCTGGACATCGTCACCGAGAGCGACCGGAAGGACCTCGAACTCGCCGCCAGGAAAGACGCCGACTTCGTCGCGGCGAGCTTCGTCCGGGACGCCGAAGACGTCTACGAGGTCAGCGAAGTGCTCGAGGAACTGGACGCGGACATTCCGATCGTCGCGAAGATCGAACGGGCTGGAGCCGTCGAGAACCTAGAAGAGATCGTCGACGCCGCCTACGGCGTGATGGTTGCACGCGGCGACCTCGGCGTCGAGTGTCCGATGGAGGATGTCCCGATGATCCAGAAACGGATCATCCGGACCTGCCGGAACGCCGGTTCGCCGGTCATCACCGCGACCGAAATGCTCGATTCGATGGTAACCGCCCGACGGCCGACGCGAGCGGAGGCTTCCGACGTCGCGAACGCCGTCCTCGACGGCACCGACGCCGTCATGCTCTCGGCCGAGACCGCGGTCGGCGACCACCCTGTCGAGGTAGTCGAAGCGATGGACAGCATCGTCCGCCAGGTCGAAAACTCCGAGGAGTACGAGGAACTGCTCGAGCAGCGCGTTCCGACCGCTGGCGACGCACGGACCGATGCCCTGGCGCGGTCGGCACGCTATCTCGCACGCGACGTCGGTGCGGACGCCGTCGTCGCGGCGACCGAGTCCGGCTACACTGCTCTGAAGACGGCCAAGTACCGGCCGGGCGTTCCGGTCGTCGCTTCGACGTCGAACGACGGCGTGCGCCGCCAACTCGCGCTCTCGTGGGGCGTCACACCGCTGTACGCTCGCGTCTCCGGCCAGGGTGCCGACGCGGTCGTCGAACGGGCTGTTCAAGCCGCACTGGACGCCAGCGTCGCCGACAGCGGCGACACGGTCGTCGTCCTCTGTGGGATGATGACCGACCTCGAGGGGGCGAACACGACCAACATGATGAAGGTCCACGTCGCAGCAGATGCGCTGGCGACGGGCCGGGTCGTCGTCGGCGGACGGGCAACCGGTCCCATCGCCCGCGTGCCCGGTGGCGATCTCTCGGACGTTCCGGAGGGAGCGATCGTCGCGCTCCCGGCGGACTTCGACGACGAGTTCGACGGCGACCTCGCAAAGATCGGCGGGATCATCGACGCCGAACGCGGAATGACCGGGTATCCGGCGCTCGTCGCCCGCGAGATGGACGTCCCGATGATAAGCGACGCCGAGGTGTCGGCAATCGACGAGGGGACCACGGTCACTGTCGACGCCGAACGCGGCGTCGTCTACGCCGGTGAGATAGACGGCCGAACGGACAGGCCCTGA
- a CDS encoding GYD domain-containing protein has translation MNTYVSLIELTDRDVQNTQELVSIWGEIRTEFEEHEAELVDSYAILGEHDFLVVFKAGDRESAFKAALTLRRHGLDGQTMEAVETDEFADLVDEI, from the coding sequence ATGAACACGTACGTGTCGCTCATCGAACTCACGGATAGAGACGTCCAGAACACGCAGGAACTCGTCTCGATCTGGGGCGAAATCAGGACGGAGTTCGAGGAACACGAAGCCGAACTCGTGGATTCGTACGCTATTCTCGGCGAACACGACTTCCTGGTCGTCTTCAAAGCCGGTGACCGCGAATCGGCGTTCAAGGCCGCGCTGACGCTTCGCCGGCACGGACTCGACGGCCAGACGATGGAGGCCGTCGAAACCGACGAGTTCGCCGACCTGGTCGACGAAATCTGA
- a CDS encoding winged helix-turn-helix domain-containing protein — MANDQRGVERPADPFKALGNETRLEIIRTLYDRTRGSTGGDATLPYSTLRDAVGIEDKGNFNYHLRQLDGTFLEDDGDGYRLTFAGFEIAKVIDVDAWRSHEACGPIVLEEGDGENEPLTAVYEDSVVKVRRGDDTLYAHAVRPTGAADREMELPRLLEVAATLWRHTIEQLLEGICPYCQTAVERSVEVDEAAVWTYSFGATCPECGPLGGSHVGIAALTHPAVVSFYWERGVDLTDRHPWTLPFVDDEAVTVVEDEPLEVRIDVELEGDRLAVFVDDEARVVDTELHG, encoded by the coding sequence ATGGCGAACGACCAACGTGGCGTCGAACGGCCGGCGGACCCGTTCAAGGCGCTCGGCAACGAGACGCGCCTCGAGATCATCCGGACGCTGTACGATCGAACCCGGGGATCGACCGGTGGCGACGCGACGCTCCCGTACTCGACGCTTCGTGATGCGGTCGGGATCGAGGACAAGGGGAATTTCAACTACCACCTCCGGCAACTCGACGGAACGTTTCTCGAGGACGACGGCGACGGCTACCGACTCACGTTCGCCGGGTTCGAGATCGCGAAGGTGATCGACGTCGACGCCTGGCGATCGCACGAGGCGTGTGGACCGATAGTGCTCGAGGAAGGCGACGGCGAGAACGAACCGTTGACTGCAGTGTACGAGGACAGCGTCGTGAAGGTTCGACGCGGCGACGACACGCTGTACGCCCACGCGGTCAGGCCCACCGGCGCGGCCGATCGGGAGATGGAACTGCCGCGCCTGCTCGAGGTCGCCGCGACGCTGTGGCGACACACGATCGAACAGCTACTCGAAGGGATCTGTCCGTACTGCCAGACGGCCGTCGAACGGTCGGTCGAGGTCGACGAGGCGGCCGTCTGGACGTACTCGTTCGGCGCGACCTGTCCGGAGTGTGGGCCGCTCGGTGGCTCACACGTCGGTATCGCTGCACTCACCCATCCCGCAGTCGTCTCGTTTTACTGGGAACGCGGCGTCGACCTGACCGACCGACACCCCTGGACGCTCCCGTTCGTCGACGACGAGGCAGTCACCGTCGTCGAGGACGAACCGCTCGAGGTGCGAATCGACGTCGAACTCGAGGGTGATCGGCTCGCGGTGTTCGTCGACGATGAGGCTCGAGTCGTCGACACCGAACTGCACGGATAA